From the genome of Fibrobacter sp. UWH6:
TGAGGCTGATCCCGATAACATCATTCCTATTTGCGACGATGAATACTTCTCTGATGATATTGTCGGTCGTTTTGTTGAGTTCATTAAAGTTGCGTATGGCGCAGACCAACTAGAGGATAACCTAAAGTTTATCGCTGACGCTCTTGGTGGCAAGGGTACGCCTCGCGACATTATTCGCAGTTACTTCCTCAATGATTTCTTCAAGGATCACTGCAATACCTATCAGGTAACCGGTTCTGGTAAACGCCCCATCTACTGGCTTTTCGATAGCGGCAAAAAGAATGGCTTCAAGTGCCTCATCTATATGCACCGCTATCAATCCGATACCATTGCACGAATCCGTACCGATTATGTTCACGAGCAGCAGAGCCGCTATGATACCGCTATTGACGGTATCAACTCCCGTCTGAACGAGGTTATTTCTTCCAGTGAACAGGTTCGCCTTAAAAAGCAACTTGCCAAGCTCATGGCACAGAAGGAAGAGGTTCATACCTATGAAGAAAAAATCCATCACCTGGCCGACCAAATGATCTCCATCGATTTGGACGATGGAGTTAAGGTCAACTACGAAAAATTCAAAGACGTTCTTGCAAAGATTAAGTAGAGTTGTATATGGCACTAATGATAGACATAGAAAACCTGCTGAGCAAACAGAAGGTGGAAAGTAACCGAGTGGAATTCAAGGAAGGCTGGAATCCCGATGCGATTTACCATTCCATCTGTGCCTTTGCCAATGATCTTGACAACCTAGGAGGAGGCTATATCCTTGTTGGTGTTAAAGAGGTTAATGGCGTTGCTGAACGCCCTGTATTAGGGGTGCAGCTGGATGAATTGGATGAAATCCAAAAAAGCATGACGGGTTTCAATAACAAGTTTGATCCTTATTATCTTCCTCGAACATCTGTAGAAGAGGTGGATGGGAAGAATGTCTTTGTAATATGGGCTCCAGCGGGTGCGAATCGACCGTACGAGATACCGACGCATGTAACCGTTAGTAAGAACTGCCCAAAGGCCTTTTATGTTCGCTCGGGAACCAGCTCCATTGAGGCTAAGGGGGAGGTTCTTGATGAACTGCGCGATATGGCAAGTCGCGTTCCTTTCGATGAACGAGGAAACCCGTCCGTTAAGCTCACGGACATTTCTCCTGTGCTTGTTTATGACTACTTGCGCAAAGTCGGCAGCAAGTTGGTTTCTGCATCTCAACCGTCGGATATGCAGTCTATCTTAGAGCAAATGAACCTTTTTGATGGACCTGTGGAAAACAGGGCCATTAAGAATGTTGCCGCAATGATGTTTTGCGAAAATCCTCAGCAATTCTTCCCCGTGTCTAGGGTTGAGATTGTCATTTTCCCGGATGGTCGTGAACAGAATCCAGATAATATCATTGAACTGTCGCCTATTGAGGGACCGGTCACGAAGATGATTGCCGATACCTTAACCTACCTTAAGACCAATGTGGTCAAGGAGGCGGTGGTCAAGCAAAAGGATAGTGAACTCTCTTTAAGGTATTTCAATTATCCTTATCAGGCTCTTGAAGAAGCTGTGGTTAACGCCCTGTTCCATAGAGACTATAAGGACCGTGAGCCTGTTGAAATAACAATTGAACCCGATAAGATTAGCATTTTGAGTCATTCCGGACCTGATCGGTCTATCTCCAGGGAGGCTATCAAGGAAGCTAAGGTTTTGAGGTCTCGTAGGTACCGAAATCGCAGATTGGGTGAGTTCTTAAAGGAATTGGAACTGACTGAAGGTCGTGCTACGGGTATTCCCACTATCCAACGCGGTTTGGCGTTGAATGGCTCTGGAAAGGCTGCCATAGACACTGATGATGAAAGAACTTATTTCTTGATTGATATTCCGTGTCATCCGGAGTTCTACAAGGCTTATTTGAGAAGTAAGGGCTTTAGTCGTGAGCGCCTGTTGAAGTGCTTAAAGGGGTACATGCTCCAGGTTAATAATCTGCTTATCATCCGTAACTTTGGTGGTGGTGAAGAACCTAAATATATCCCGGTGTTTAGTCAAACTGAACTTGAAATTCTAGGAAAGGTTTCCTCTGAAGAT
Proteins encoded in this window:
- a CDS encoding helix-turn-helix domain-containing protein; the encoded protein is MALMIDIENLLSKQKVESNRVEFKEGWNPDAIYHSICAFANDLDNLGGGYILVGVKEVNGVAERPVLGVQLDELDEIQKSMTGFNNKFDPYYLPRTSVEEVDGKNVFVIWAPAGANRPYEIPTHVTVSKNCPKAFYVRSGTSSIEAKGEVLDELRDMASRVPFDERGNPSVKLTDISPVLVYDYLRKVGSKLVSASQPSDMQSILEQMNLFDGPVENRAIKNVAAMMFCENPQQFFPVSRVEIVIFPDGREQNPDNIIELSPIEGPVTKMIADTLTYLKTNVVKEAVVKQKDSELSLRYFNYPYQALEEAVVNALFHRDYKDREPVEITIEPDKISILSHSGPDRSISREAIKEAKVLRSRRYRNRRLGEFLKELELTEGRATGIPTIQRGLALNGSGKAAIDTDDERTYFLIDIPCHPEFYKAYLRSKGFSRERLLKCLKGYMLQVNNLLIIRNFGGGEEPKYIPVFSQTELEILGKVSSEDIAGMAELVFSMEGAMPIVSLMHAAHESNRSRFRNKMLTPLLTLRLIEMTIPDKPNSRNQQYKLTDSAYELLAHFEQVE